TAGTTGAAGCCATGCCATTGCTTGTAGCATATATTTTATTTAAAGCGGGCTACTCCCCAACCTATATGTACGTCATGATGTTTATAATGACGTTAATCAGGTCTTTTGGAGTCATAACGTACTATGCAAAAAAAGAAGCGGGCTTAAATGTTCCAAAATTTTTAAAAGATGTATTGGTACCAGTTGTCATCGTTACGGTTCTTGCCTTGGGAGTTGCTCTCGTACCATATTTTTATATGAACTATGGGGTTTATCGTTTGTTCGCGGTTTTTGCAGTCTATTTTCCGGTCTTTTTATTGGCTTTATGGTTTTTTGGTTTTAATAAATATGAAAAGAATATAGTGTCAAGTCTGGTAAACAGAGTTTTAAAGAAAAAATAATATTCGTAATCTCTACATTCATTTATGATTTCGGTAGTCATTCCATTATACAATAAAGCGCATACTATTATCAATACCTTGGAAACGGTCATTAGTCAAAGCTTTGTAGATTTTGAAGTTGTGATTGTTAATGATGGTTCAACAGATAATGGTGTTGACATTATAAGGCAGTTTACTAGCGATTCGCGAATTAGAATTATCACTCAAGAAAACCAAGGGGTTAGTGTTGCCAGAAATAAAGGAGTAGAGGAAAGTAAGTTTGAATATATTGCTTTTTTGGATGGGGATGACGAATGGAAACCTGATTATCTGGAGAAAGTGAATCAGGCCATTACCCAACATCCGGAGGCGGGTATGATTTGTGCAGGAGGTGTAGTAAGAAACAATGATGAAATTGAACCAAGACTTGCTAAAAAATATACGGATACTATGGCGGTCAGGGATTTTTTTGAAAACCCTCATGTCTTTTTACATACCAGTGCCGCAGTGGCAAGAAAAGCAGAATTTTTACAATCAGGTGGTTTTCCTGTTGGAATGAAAAGAAATGAAGATTACGCTTGTTTTTTTGCTTTGGCCCTAATAACCCCTGTTGTGTATATAGGGTTTCCGTTAACCGTTTATGTGGGTATGGTTCCCGGTCAGGCCACTCAAACTTCAACGAGCAAAGTTATTTCACATATTATAGATCGGTATAATCATGTTCATAATAAATGGAAAAACACTACGACCAAAAACAAAAGCTATCCGGTATTTTTACGGTATGAGTTAAGACATGAAATCTTAAACTTTATTAGAAGGGGAGAGTATGATATGATTGTTTATCTCCTTAAAAATTTAGATAAGGATATTCTTGGTAAATTCAGTCCGTTTGAGTTTCAATGGTACGCCAATAAAAAACTCAAGCAAGTAAGTGTGTTATTTATATATATGACCAAGGTGCGTTGGCGTATGCGCGGGTATCCATATTTGGGAGAGTAATTAAGGATTAATTGGTACTAGAAATAAAATAGATTGTTAAGGTTTGTTATTCTTATTGGACTAATTATTTTCTCGGTATATCCTTTGATGGGTATACTCACCTTTATACTCGTTAAATTGGTGCACAATAAGAAAGATTCTTTAACGGATACCCTTCTATTTGGTTTAATAACACTCTATGCTTGTTTGGTACAATCTACACGTATTTGGAAACCGGGGCAGCCGTCAGATTGGTATAACGAGGCCTATTGGGGGCTTTTTGAACAAGTAGGCACCACTCCGTTTTTTTCCTATGTATTCGGGTTTAAGGAACCGGTTTGGAATTTTATAAATTATATAGGTTATTATATAACCTCTGGTGATTATGCAGTTTTTATTAAAGGTATTGCCATCATTACTATATTTCTTTCTTGCTATTCTATTTTTTTATTCTGGCGAAAAACCAATACTAATCCGGTAACCTTAGTGGCGTCTTTGTCATTAATTGTATTTTTTTTGGAATATATAGGTAATCTTAACAATATAACACGGCAGTCATTTGCATTGAGTATAGTGTTGTACGCCTTAACAATTAAGATAACAAAGCAAAAAACATTATGGTCTTTACTTATAAGTGCATGTTTTATTCACACCTTTAGTTTTCTTTATTTAATACTATTTCTGATAAAACCACTTCATAATAAGTTGATAGGAAGTAACTTAAAATATTTCTTGTATGCTCTAGCAGGTGTGGGAGTTGGAGTTGCGATGTTGCCTTTTATAGGGAAATTGCTAAGTGGTATTGGTTTTTTTGCGTATGGGTTTAAACGTTTGGAACAGAATTCGACAGGTGCGCTAGACGATACCGTATTTAATCTGGGCCCCTTATATATTACCGCAGCGGTATTGATAGCTATCTGTTCATACATGATATGGACGACTAGGATGAAAGTATTTAATTTTTACACCAATGTATTATTGGTTCTTATGGTGGTATGTGTATTGCTGGCCAATACGTCC
This genomic interval from Zobellia roscoffensis contains the following:
- a CDS encoding EpsG family protein, which translates into the protein MLRFVILIGLIIFSVYPLMGILTFILVKLVHNKKDSLTDTLLFGLITLYACLVQSTRIWKPGQPSDWYNEAYWGLFEQVGTTPFFSYVFGFKEPVWNFINYIGYYITSGDYAVFIKGIAIITIFLSCYSIFLFWRKTNTNPVTLVASLSLIVFFLEYIGNLNNITRQSFALSIVLYALTIKITKQKTLWSLLISACFIHTFSFLYLILFLIKPLHNKLIGSNLKYFLYALAGVGVGVAMLPFIGKLLSGIGFFAYGFKRLEQNSTGALDDTVFNLGPLYITAAVLIAICSYMIWTTRMKVFNFYTNVLLVLMVVCVLLANTSEGLVSRLYISRMYLLPFVLPYVLLDKKDIHSLFVGAMVFFFGIRFVIGFDGLRGGSFFPPIQSLFGYSIFDFIF
- a CDS encoding glycosyltransferase family 2 protein — its product is MISVVIPLYNKAHTIINTLETVISQSFVDFEVVIVNDGSTDNGVDIIRQFTSDSRIRIITQENQGVSVARNKGVEESKFEYIAFLDGDDEWKPDYLEKVNQAITQHPEAGMICAGGVVRNNDEIEPRLAKKYTDTMAVRDFFENPHVFLHTSAAVARKAEFLQSGGFPVGMKRNEDYACFFALALITPVVYIGFPLTVYVGMVPGQATQTSTSKVISHIIDRYNHVHNKWKNTTTKNKSYPVFLRYELRHEILNFIRRGEYDMIVYLLKNLDKDILGKFSPFEFQWYANKKLKQVSVLFIYMTKVRWRMRGYPYLGE